The Humulus lupulus chromosome 4, drHumLupu1.1, whole genome shotgun sequence genome has a window encoding:
- the LOC133830041 gene encoding agamous-like MADS-box protein AGL16, whose product MGRGKVELKRIENPTSRQVTFSKRRNGLLKKAFELSLLCDAEVGLVIFSPSGKLYQYASHDMDRSIVRYRSEMGLLGSADNQRSRTFEFWRTEIEDMKRSTETMEGNLRNLAGEDLSTLGMKELKQLERQLKIGVERVRSKKRRIVSEHINYLKRRRRALIEENTQLQKKVKLLDQQQEA is encoded by the exons atggggaGAGGGAAAGTGGAGCTGAAGAGAATAGAGAACCCAACAAGCAGGCAAGTGACCTTCTCAAAGAGGAGAAATGGGCTTTTGAAGAAAGCTTTTGAGCTTTCTTTGCTTTGTGATGCTGAGGTTGGACTTGTCATCTTCTCTCCTTCTGGGAAGCTTTACCAATATGCCAGTCATGA CATGGACAGAAGCATTGTTAGATACAGGAGTGAAATGGGGTTGCTTGGATCCGCTGATAACCAACGTTCTAGAACCTTCGag TTCTGGAGGACTGAAATTGAAGACATGAAAAGATCAACAGAAACCATGGAAGGAAATTTGAG gaACTTAGCTGGTGAAGATCTATCAACATTGGGCATGAAAGAGTTAAAACAGCTAGAGCGTCAGCTTAAGATTGGGGTTGAACGAGTCCGATCCAAGAAG AGAAGGATTGTATCTGAGCACATCAACTACCTGAAAAGAAGG CGTCGAGCCTTGATAGAGGAGAACACACAGCTCCAGAAAAAA GTTAAGTTGCTAGATCAACAGCAAGAAGCATGA